The following nucleotide sequence is from Juglans microcarpa x Juglans regia isolate MS1-56 chromosome 6D, Jm3101_v1.0, whole genome shotgun sequence.
ATAGGAAGGGCCGTAGAACCATTTCAACTGACAAGTTAAAGGAATTACTTAAATAAACAGTCCTGACTTTTGAGCCTCTTGCCTCAATAGGACATGGCTTAaacattcatttatttatataactttCAGTCTTTTAAGATAGTTGCGAAAGGGTGGATTTGCTGTCAGAAGCGCTAGCAGGTAAATAAGAGACAGAGAAGACGTAAAAAGTGTGCATAACCAAGAAATGTAAAGGCactgtatttttaatttttagcaactgatttttgaataaattacCTGGAAAATGATTTGAAAGACATAACCCCAGATGCCTGCAGGTCTGCGTAGATGACCTTGTTCATGATGGCCTGAGCTTTTGGATGGGTTGGACATTTTAGAACTTTCTCCATGCGGAGTAGCATCACAAGTACCTAGCTCTGTATCTACCTCTACATTATCAACCCTGTCACCGCTAGCTTTCTTATGGTGTTGGTAACAACCATGCATGGAGAGCAATGATCCGAGCTGCTCATGGAAATTGAAATCATAAACAAGTAGCGTACATAAATAAGAAAGTGATTCAGGAATTGACATAAATGGAGAGTAGAGTGAATCATATAACTGAAAAGTAATTTGGGAGAAGGCTCTTTGAAGATGCAACACATACCCCAAAGTAAATGGTGATTAACGTAAAAGTCCACCTGTTcagaacaaacaaaaaaaaaaaaacatcattgaATTACATGATCTTTACAGTCACAAGATTAACTAAAATTGGAATGACACAAAGATTCAGAACAGAATGAACATCTAAGTTGATTCTTGGCCAACTTTGGGCATATGCGGACTCAAATTGAAAGAAACATACTTCCAGTTGTTTGCATATCATACTTCACTTGGAAAAATCCTTATTATACTAATTTCAATGCAAATGATCCGAGAAAATGCAAACAGActcttcctttcatttcatataaCACAAGACAAATATAGAATGAACAGAAAgttctgaaaaatgtttataattacataaattCAAAATCCCAAGTCTATTATTATGCAATTATTTTCAAAGTTTGAAACAATCTCACAAAGAAAGAACAACTTACTGAGTATAGAAGTAAAATATGCCTCCTCCATCTGCCAAAGCAGTGAAAATAAGCAATACTAAGAGCACAAAGAAACCAACAACTCTGAATGCCAGCAGCCAAGCGGGGTGGATCCCTTTCAAACATGGCCTCCAAGTTTCATCCTCATATAAAGTTCCTGCTTCTTCTTGCTGGGTTTCTCCGCTAGGGCGTTTGGGGAAACCTTCGTTTTTCCATATCAGAATGAATGCAAAAACAGTCGAAACTAGGATCCATATGGAACAAAGCAAGAGCCTCCAGTTCAGCCAGTAACTTGGGGTTGTTGTATCAGAAGACATGACTGGGTGCCAACTATCTTTTGAGGATCCTGTTAAAAAACTCATGGCGTTAATGTTCCTCCTCGAATCATTCACTCAATTTGATTGTAAATGACGGGCCACTCTTTCCAAACTCTCGCGctgggaaggaaatgaaagggaagtttgaagaaaaaaaactgtATACGACAGGAATGgagtaaaaaaaattggaacTTGAACAAATTTTGAGGAAACAAAAAACAGAGGGAGAGATTCTTGTCAAACTCAGAGTACCATGGAAAtgaagaaagttaaaaaatcagGAACATATAAGAGTCCTAGGGAAACAATAACAAGATTGGCGAACGAAATTGACGAAAATGAAATCCAGAAACCAGAAGGCAGAGTAGTTTTTAAGATTGCAGCTTCAGAAAAAATCTTCAGGAAACCGTTTAGTATTTACTGaaacaatcataaaaaaaaaaaaaaaaaaaaaaaaaaaaaagtaaagagaagaaCGAACGAGGAAAGTGAAGTTCAAATGCTCAAAACCAACAATCCAATCATCAAACCACCAGATATTCACAAGCTCATGGAAAACCAATTCGAGAAAGGCAAAGCAGGGTGTAATTACAAAAACCCagaaattaaaacaacaaaatgcATCACCTATCTGACCACGTTAATGCCTATGCCTCGGCAGAGATTCCAAACTTTAGGTTGGTTTTTGCCCAGAAAGATCAAAACCGAGATTTTTAGTTGTAATAAACTAAATGAGATAAAAAGCAGCAGCTGAATTCCAAGCAAAGGAAAGGCTAATGCTTACAAGGGAAAGCAAGAGAATAACGCAGTGTGCGACAGCAGAGATGCTTTGCTTTGGATTACAAAACTAACAAAAgacgtagagagagagagagagagagagagagagggtggtggGCTTTGGGCATAagtttcttctttcatataatatCAACGAGATTTTGTAAACAAGACCGGAGTCCTTGGCGGTCTCAATCTCCATTTTTCCCATGCAAATATTAAATAACTTCTCAAAGACTTGCATGGTTTTGTCACGTTATCTCGGAAGTACCTGCCTTTTCTCCCGGTTTTCATTAGAAACTTacttaaattcatctcaacttatcatattattataatttttttaaattctttcataaaatataataaataatttaatttttttaaattttaaaataataataatattaaaaaataatattttgacaaaattttattttattcaccTAAAACCATgttaactcatttttaaatcaaaacgaTACATTACTCTTTTCAAGTCTTTGGTAGTACAAAGACATAGAAAAAACAATCACAACAGTAATATATTATCATGGTTGGATATGATGTCGGAATAAGGACTGAAGATGCTTCGGGACTACCACATTAATGCTTTTCAAGTGCTTTGCGTTTGCAGCCGAAACATATAAAGAAGCATataggtagagagagagaaataacaGGGGGTAGGACCTACACCAAGTTTGACCAAAAAAACACCCCAGTTTCACCCAAAAAAATGATGTCCGTAGATTTACCAATCAAAACAAGCTAATCAAGGAAGTGGGAGCCACAAAGTTTTGAGATTTGCGGGGTGATGggaggcatatatatatatatatatatatatatatatatatatatatattatcatcatCAGTCTATCAGATCAGTTCTTTAATAAATTAGCATTGCAAAAGAGAAACTGATAATACGGCTTGGCTTTCAACTAAAGCAAGAAGTAGTTGCTTGCTTGCAAGTTGCATGAGTTGccatatagagagagagagagatatacaAGACATGCACTTCGCATGTCCCCATCGTTTGGCCTTTTGGACCAATAACTTTTGCACACAATTACTTGACTCGCAAGATTAGCAATGGCATCCGATCTATCTCcagagattttacaaaagaaaaaaaaattataagttgatataatttgatatatatattatattaaattataaagtttattttattattataaagtaaatttgatATATTGGATTAAGATTTATCCACACTTCTATTCCTTTTTTatagtaaatatattatttgttgtataattattaaaaaaactaaaatatgaacattttttaACTCATTGGTGTGAcatatttcaagaaaaatgaaaatttgtaatggattatttgtgacgataatgactatttgagatggaaacagactcattttaacaagaaataGTTATTTTCGTAACAAATAGCTGATTACAactaaacagttttcttgtagtgagtattatattaagttgatgtatgaataaataattttacaaatagatttttacAATTACCAAATATCATGCATATTGCTTCCTTTATTCATATGTCACCATTTGTAGCTTCGTTTGATacctaaattcatctcaactcatcttaacttattattacaatttttttaaatctcaatacaaaatataataaataattcaactttttcaaattttaaaataataataataaaaaataatattctaacaatattttaccatcttaattcaactcagtttaatattcaaacgcaCTCTCatgattgaaaaatatatatatatatatatatatatattagtatctggttttttcatttctctaaacgtttttttttttattaatatataaataaataattaataataaagttaGCACAAGATCATTCATTTattgtgcatgcatgttcatgatAAAGATGATAATCAACTGCAGGGTTACTTTTGTGTCGAACAAAGAGACCACCGTCTTTCATGgcttttcaacttttataatttattacttcgGTTTTACTCCATTGGCATAAACtccctccccccaaaaaaagtaacaaaaataaaaagaaaaagagaaaaaaggaaaaaggtcgcacagaaaaaattagattcataTAAATATGACACGTATATCTAGGAGTAGTAATATTTGGATAGTCAAAAGGTAAagaagtatgtatatatatatatatatatatatatatatatatatatatatgtcatacaGTTTGGACCAATGTTTGACGTACGATCTCAACAGCTGGTGCTTGATTTGATGGATCAACGTGGCCTCCAAGCAAATACAACATTGCCTAAACGCAACAATTAAGTTGCTTCAAGATTGGGAAAGAAAGATCATGCATGAGATTTTGCTGAAACTTAGGGTTGGTTTATTTTCattgatgagatgaaattagttaagattaaagttaaaaaattaaataaaatattattaaaatatattttttaatattatttttgttttgagatttgaaaaaattgaattgtttattttattttatgtaagaatttgagaaagttgtaatgatgagatgagataagatgagatgagatgttttctaaaaacaaatgaagccttaattaatttcttacgCAATAATATCAatcaagttttattttcttatgatATATGtcaagtttaaaaataaaaaaagggaagaacTAAGAGATATTGGTGAAAGAAAAGAATTAAGtgaggtttagatagtgagatgagttgaaatgaaatttgaaatttgaataaaatattgttagaatattataattttattattattttagaatttaaaaaaattaaattgtttattatattttatgtgaaaatttaaaaaaaaataataattaaataagatgagatgacttgaaatcaattttgaatccaaacgatactttaaaattttgagatgatgaatatagaataataataattttacttatgaTCTCCGCACATCATacatcacacttattttttttttttaaaaaattaatatgtagtatatgaatgataaataaaataagtcagTTGGTTTaacaaaagtaaaataaaataaaaaaataatattaaaatatataataattagcgATTGGCGagaaaaagaattcaaaatttcCAACTACtccattataatataatatagatcAAACAAGTAATGAGCGGTGCAAAAAGCGTGAGGCAACAGAGTATGTACGATATATAGGGTCTTTCAAGTCTAATATCTTCTTTTGCATGAATCCTAACATAAAATATCTCcttcgtacgtacgtacgtacattcattacaatttatttattaatccaCCTAATTAAACTCTAAAAAAGGGTTTAATGCCGATAATTTAATTCCAAAgaagatattaataaaaagaaaattagattctatatatataatcaagcTAGCTAGACTccttatataactagaacttttACTTGAATTTACAGACAAATAAAAGACAAATGAAAGGGTGATGTCGTGATGGTTGCTAGCAAGGTGGAGGAGGAAGTCCCAGAGCCAGCATCCATCGAAATCTTGGTCATGTTCAGAGGACTACAGATGTGTATGAATATGAGAATCGAAAATCTGATCCTAGAGAGTGATTGTCCGACGATGGTTGAAGAAATTCAGAATAGTAGTAATTCTTACACCCCTCAAAGAACACTTGTGCAGGAAACAAAAATATTGAGGCAGTGTTTTAAAGAATGCAAAACATAACATATGAACAGATTGGCTAATGAGGCAGCCCACAGACTTGCAAAAAATGCTTGTAACATTACTGATATTGAAGTATGGTGCTTCATGTAAGCCATGCTATTTGGCTAGACAAACTTTATTTGCAATTGTTTGTTGGTTTCAATATGAAATGCAAatgttttcttataataataataataataaaaaaaagataatgatcatgatgatgagaTAATGTTTTAAGGTCTTGcttgttttcataattattttcatctcatccagctaattattataattttatcaaattcttacataaaataaaataaaataaaataaataatttaattttttcaaattttaaaataaaaataatattaaaaaaatattctaataatattttatttaaatttcaaattttattttaatttatcttatcttatctacgAAAATGCAAGAGGCGTTACAATCACTGTCCAAGCTAATTGTCTTAGCTATAGGCTAGACTCTTAACTCtcatttatattctaacaatattttatataatttttaacttttattttaattcatctcattttatatgtaTAAACACAAGAGGCATTAAGTTCGCTGGCCGAGGTAATTGTCTTAGCTATAGGCTAGACTCTCAtatagagacagagagagatagaagaaTTGAATCCAGCTAGCGTTagcatcctagcatttgggggaTAAATGTTCATCTTTTTGGCATCATAATCATtaccaaataaaaagaaaaagaagacatGGATATGCATCTATATACATGTGTGCATGAATATTGAAATATGGAATCAGACAAAAGATCATGAAAATCTCACAGCGAACATTTATTTTGTTACAAAATCCTTTTgctttcttgttctttatttattaatcatgatATAATAATGTACatggaactatatatatatatatatatatgctaatggCACCACATTTGcagaagaaaacattaatcAGTATGAGCAAAAAACACTACATTTCATGATGCAACTCTAGAAAAGAGAAATACCTTTCATATTTGTGAATGAAACCccaactaaaaaattaattaactccTGAAACTTGCAGCAGAAAGATCGAGATCAGTAGTACCTGACTGAATATGTGGGGGTTTAATTAGGAGATCAGGAGACGAAGGTGTACGTAGAGAGAGGTGATCCATATATAACAAATAGGAGAGTTCACAACAAAAGGGTTGGCCAATTAGTTTCCAGGTTTTATGCATGCTGCAGTACTGCTGAAATACGCAAAGCTAGCTTGTAGAGAGATAAAATCCATGTCATCTTCCATAGGAGGGGATCGAGGCAGGAATAATTgccataaaatatatatatatgaattttttttattaatcactatttatcatctcacactctatattttataaaaataatactctcatattttatgaaaaatatttttatatcttaaaaaaattataaatatagagtgTAATAATTAGTAGTAactgatatataataaattaattatatatatatatatatgccgtGAAGATCAAGTGAtctatataatatgaaaaatattaaatatacttaaaaaaaaaaacgtaggTTAAGAAAAaggatattaatattattactatatgaAGACGTATATGGGCGTTCCAGTTAATTAATTCCTGCTAAACTGACTCAGCAGCTTTAAAGATTCATTGGGAAGACGGCAAATTTCACAGCTCCAAAAgctgtaaattaattaaaactacGACTACGAGTACTACTGTCACTCGgtaatttgaaagaaatgttaacagtcattttaaaatccttttttttttttttaattatttattattctatccTGTGGATTACACCTCAGCCAATTAACCATGCATCCACCAAACAAGTGTGTCAAAAGTTATGACCCAGACCAATAGGTACATCATGCCAAATATATCATGCccagtttggattcagaaatacTTTCAAtcaatctcatttcttttcatctcatcattataattttaacataaaatataataaacaattcgatttttttaaattccaaaacaataataatataaaaaagagaaatgatagttgcagtcgtgagtatgCAAGCGCTGTACAATCACtctgaaaaaagtgaataaatacgagagccacatgaaaaaaattaattttttaatagtgaatcccacttattttcaaagcgattgcatgACGCTTGCGCAATCTacaattgtatatattattacttatcCAAACCTAACTTCAAAATTCAGTTTGATCAATATAGAGAAATATGTTAATTAAAGCTTGCACAAAGACATCCCACACTACATTAAGAAAAACGAGTTTTTGTAACTATTTGTTTGCGGTGAAAAGattatttgtgatcaaaatagacttattttaattataaatagtcatttcgttagaattaactggccacaaacaagtagttttcttgtaatgacGGAAGGAAGTAAATATGTTTTAATGCTTTCCTTGTGCAATTCTACCAGCCATAACTTTATTAATCTAGATGGATGCAATCCTTCCATGCAATCTTCTAAGGGTACCGCCCcagacttcttcttcttcttcttcttctttttttttttttttttttttaattttttttaatatatttaaatatttttaaaaaataaaaaaaatacaccaatacacttaaaattatttccttaatcactaagtaaaaaaaaaaaaaaaaattgaccagcgATCAACTAGAGTGGTCAAACTACGCGGCAAAGAAGCTTTTCCATCTTCTAAAGTGAAGCCACATGAGTTCCCTTTTCATAAAAGTATGTTcaatttttcatcttcaagtaTTGGGAGAGAAAATGGGAGAGAAAACATGCATGGACATGCATTATACACTCTTCAGCCTACACTACCGTTCTGTTTCAATATTCTCTAAGTCACCATCCCTGGCCTGTATTAAATTACAGCCAAATTAGAAACTTAATTAGCTAAAACACATACGTCTCTCTTGCTATGAAGTTGCATGCAGCATTTATGCACCAGATCTACGTAACAAACACAGAAATGCATGCTATATGAGGGGGGAAAAGGAAAGCTGCCAAGAGAAAACCTCATGCCCCAACAGCATCAATCGGGTGTCCTTGTAGATCAGCAGGACACATGCAATTGGTTTTGATGGCAATACTCATGCATATAATATGTTGGTAATTCCGTGTGAATACATGAAAATGACTGCTTTTAA
It contains:
- the LOC121234304 gene encoding uncharacterized protein LOC121234304 isoform X1 codes for the protein MKGSSKDSWHPVMSSDTTTPSYWLNWRLLLCSIWILVSTVFAFILIWKNEGFPKRPSGETQQEEAGTLYEDETWRPCLKGIHPAWLLAFRVVGFFVLLVLLIFTALADGGGIFYFYTQWTFTLITIYFGLGSLLSMHGCYQHHKKASGDRVDNVEVDTELGTCDATPHGESSKMSNPSKSSGHHEQGHLRRPAGIWGYVFQIIFQMNAGAVMLTDSVFWFVIVPFLLIRDYELNFLVISMHTINAVFLLGDTALNCLRFPWFRMGYFCLWTVVYVIFQWIVHACVKLWWPYPFLDLSSPYAPLWYFSVALMHIPCYGIFALIMKLKHFVLSTKFPQSYQCMR
- the LOC121234304 gene encoding uncharacterized protein LOC121234304 isoform X2, translated to MSSDTTTPSYWLNWRLLLCSIWILVSTVFAFILIWKNEGFPKRPSGETQQEEAGTLYEDETWRPCLKGIHPAWLLAFRVVGFFVLLVLLIFTALADGGGIFYFYTQWTFTLITIYFGLGSLLSMHGCYQHHKKASGDRVDNVEVDTELGTCDATPHGESSKMSNPSKSSGHHEQGHLRRPAGIWGYVFQIIFQMNAGAVMLTDSVFWFVIVPFLLIRDYELNFLVISMHTINAVFLLGDTALNCLRFPWFRMGYFCLWTVVYVIFQWIVHACVKLWWPYPFLDLSSPYAPLWYFSVALMHIPCYGIFALIMKLKHFVLSTKFPQSYQCMR